The Belonocnema kinseyi isolate 2016_QV_RU_SX_M_011 chromosome 2, B_treatae_v1, whole genome shotgun sequence nucleotide sequence acggccaaaatgtgcatttgtttatataatttgtttataaataaacaaatattgataggtggcaaattttttttcagaaaacatcactggcaacataattgcaacaaggtagaaagaaaaaacgattttttttcgcctaaaaacggccaaaatgtgaatttgcttatataatttgtttataaaataaacaaataacatttaatgttaaacttaaatattcacgtatcatcctcacaatgaaagcaagcggtttctgagcagaaatatacgttgtaGCCGAATAAcacttaatgtcgagtatttgttaatacaatttgtttataacaattaactatgcaagttaagaatttttttatatttcttatacccctgtgcactaaattcaagggacgagaagtataagaaaaattttgtctagaagataaaaaatgaaattagaaaaatcgacatttttttcgatgtttgcattaaaataaaaattaaataaacaaaaaaataaaaaatctactctcaccatttcctgaaaaatttagttctgaatttttcaaaaaaaagaattctaaaatcggtgcataattgcattctaaatgtcattttgaacctcgttttccgatttcaccccactgtgcggcgttCCAAGCGAAAGTAAAACGAAGATTCttatctctttattttatttaaacaaaacaaaaagaaatgagaagaatttaaattaatttccgcaaaattataaatttatttttgaatggagCCAGGTACAGAATTTGGAATGCGGAAGCCGCACCCACATTTCACCCCGGTGACTTAACCCTCGGTTgcacgaattgaaaaaaaatttccataaaagtaTAAGTATTTTGTATTAGAGAATTTGGATGGGTATTTCGTAAGATATTTTAATGTGACAAGATGAAAAGAACACCTTGTTTTCACATgtttgtatgcatgtatgtatgaatatatgtatgtatgtatggatgtatgtatgtatatatctatgtatgtatgtatgtatgtatgtatgtatgtatgtatgcatttaTGTATGTAgttatgtatgtatgaatgtatgtatgcatatgtgTGCATATATGCCTATTAAATTTTAAGCCTTTTAGTGTCACCTAAAGCTAATATTTTAAGACAATACTTGTATACAAGTACTGCAATCATGAGGATATTCATACTTTTctagattgttaaaaatttcaagtggGTGCGAAGAATGATTTGTGAAATGAATTCATTCATTGACTGCTTACATACCTGAAGTCAAAATGAGAATCTgcgtttaaaaaagtatattgagtTTTCTAATTTATCTACTCCACTTTAGCCCTTTTTTGGGTGCGTGAAGggtgcgttgaaaattaaatttattacatttgaGTAACTTTCCTGAAGACAATCATCACGTTGAAAGAGAAGGTGAAATGGGATAACATGGCTTGAAGGTAAAGGGAAGGTTAAATCAGCCAGTTTGAATCAGTCAGTTGAATCAGTCAGtttgtcagtttgcggcgttgaaagtgaaagaagtcgaaactacggttttcaatattttcaccttGCATTGAATTTCTGTATTTCATTATCCAGtttagcaggatggaatatcCCCGTGCTTGTGATATAATATTGCGGAATgtatataattatgtataaacTATAATCATGTGtagtgtaaaatttaatttaaataaatataatagttcgaaataattcaaaagcCCCATAATAGGTCTgaatttacgtcgtatgcttgtataaaggatacgtgtgttctaactttcaacgcgacgcggcagaggttagattttttttcgtctgctaatctgactgcaccaatttttactaagttgCTTACTAAATCAGCACGCCGGCCTCTCTCTGCGTCACTAtggtcctttaaaaaaatttcaatcttctgcagatattaatgcaagaaatttagaattttcttttaccgattttagtaagtggctataatacaTTACTTGCTGCTTTACTAGTTACTACTTGAAGTAGTAAACGTTACAAAAGTTCCTCTCTGTCCctccatgaaaaataaaaaaagtaaaatctagtcggatttttagcaaatattgcggCACAAGTTTTCTCCGTGTATTCCTTAATGATGTTGAAAAACGCTGAAATGAAGATGAGATCACAATATCGTTTCACCTTCATTTAGGctacaaaacttgtaaaagcGGTAATAACTACAACTTTTGCAGTCGAAATGAAGGCAAAAATACATTAGATGACAGTGAGACTTTAACTTCATTTCATCTTCATTCACCTTCATTGATGAAAGTGaaggaaattgaaaatgaagACGAATCTTTGACTCgggattttttaataacttttcatctactttgtagaagattcaccaatttcgttcaaaattcattttttttaataaagattgtttattcgattgtttaatctattaaaatgaaaattaatctatgtaaaataaaagataaatgatcaattttcccaTTTTCGAGTAAAGATTCctttttcttgttattaaaaataattaggatTTAGGATTGAGATTTGGGTGAGAGAAAAAAGCAAGAAATGTAGGTTGATCATTCATTTTATTAtcgatcttttaaaatcattaggttttcacaaaaataattttaaatttaaatgtaaaattgaattattttacataatacatttttttatgacttttcattctctttggtaAACACTGTGCATCACAAGTTCTTGTGGAGATGCCTTATGTTGCTGTGTCTCTTTAAATGGCTCCTCCGCCCATTGGAAGACATGTTCATGTTCTTTATTATACAGTGGATAAGTTGATTgccaattgattttttttccaacGTACCAACCCTTAACTTTTTTTAGGTTCTCATTTTTTGCGGTAAGAATTTCGTGATATTTACCATCTTTGTAGTAAAAAAGAACTGCTTCCGATGTTTTACCTGACGGTATGACAATTTCCTCGGTGCCACTGGACTCCTTTCCTTTTCTCGAGCTTTCTCCTTCTGGTCTCGATTTGTACATTTGCATTGGACTTacttctgtaaaaataaatagaaattaataagttttaatactctaaatataaattagaaCTACTTACTAGTAGGTTGTTTCaagaaaaagtttataaatcACAAACAATACAAACACTATTCTGCAagagataattatattttaaaatacccccgttattaaattttagttttccccttatgataacaataaaaattgacaCTTGAGGGCTTTCCTGAGATCACAATAAGCCCACAAAAAGTTAAAGATATTTAGTAGATCAGAACAGTtataaaattgcataaaatttgtattgtttccAGTTTTGATCTCCCATATATCTTGACATTTTTGTGAGTTAATTTGGATCCTAAAAAACACTGAagtgctaaaaatttatctttattttttatattttacaaaaaactaaaaGATAAGTACAAGGATATACTAAAACATAATTATCTGCTgcacataataattttattaaacattttttttgtcgtGCGCGTTACCTAGATTTAATTCATTCGGATCCACACTCAGTACACTTCCTAGGGGTTCTAGTGCACTAATTTTACCCATAGtgttttttgcgatttttaaaactattttttcgaccCACCCTTCTAATAATGAATCCAAATGTATTCCACTAAGTGCAAAAAAAATCACACCGTAATGGACATCTTAAAATTTGAAGAGCATAGTGTGTCatctatttgttttatttttaatattctaaattattaagTGTACTAAATAATGTGGTCAGATAATTATttgcagattttttatattttggcagatatttttcactgaaaattatttttttttaaagaaagcgttaaaattaaaaaacaaaaatttatattctataaaAGTCCctgataattttattgaattttttaatttagtttgaaattctttaattcctTTGCATATTGTAAAACttctcaaaatcctttgaaatatttttaacaatgtgatatctttgatattcttttaaatttccttggaatttttttggcATTTAGCTTCTGATAGACCCTTTACAAAATCGCATAATTATATGCAAAATCCCAACAAATCCCTTGCAATTCTCTGAAACCccttggtatttttttaaatgagagagGGAATCTTTAGAGACCTTTTTCAATAATCTCCTTTTTATACAAAGCTAAATTGTTCATCGGGGCTTTTAATTCACTTGTTGCTGCGAATTAAAAAACCAAAGGATATAATTTCTCgactttttatgtttttagtttaaatcctTTTGAGGCAACACTTTGAATCTTACgatcgaaaattttttgaattctacaaTACTTCTACAAGACTTCTGCAATACAAGCGCaaggtaaaatttcaaacatggtattggattgatgaaattgcaatacatgtattgtaattgTTGTAAATCGCGAATTCATCGTTCAGCATTCACATACATGTATGACAGCGTTTAAAATATGTAAAGTGTACacaaggaaatcacggaattaatgaaattcacagaattctcagaatttacaaaattcacgaaattcataaaattcacgaaattcgtgaaatttacgcaatttatggaaataaaggaattcacgaaatttatggaatttgcggaattcataaaattgtacagaattcatgaaatttaaggaactcacgaaattaatgatattcacagaattcagggaattcaaggactTAAGAGGATTGACGAAAATCgctgaattcgcgaaattcacggATTTAAAGGAATGagcgaaattgatggaattctcAGAATACGATTAATttatggaaatcacggaatttgcGAAATTCGTGTAACACCCggcattcacagaattcatgcaactcgcagaatttacagaattgaagaaattaaaggaaATCGCAGAATTTATGAAGatgaagaaattcacgaaatttagggaatttcggAATTCATGGTATTAAAGGAATTaccggaattaatgaaatttaagaaattagcggaactcatggaatttacgaaattcaaagcatttacagaattcatgggatacatgaaattctagaaattcacggaattcaaagaatgtttggaattcaaggaagtcacggAATTTATGCAAGTCAAGGAATTAATGGGAGTCCATTAATTCCATACGAGTCCATGAATTTCGTGTATTCTATGAATTctacgattttcttgaattttacgaattagttaaattccgtgaattacatggcttccattaatttaatgaatttcctgaaatccatgaattccatgtATTCCGTGAATACCGTGTATTccagcatttccatgaattttatgaattcctaaaTTCTAAAAACACCGTGAAgtccattaattccgtaaatttctaggattccgtgaatttcctgattttcttggATTCCTTGAATGCCGCAAATGCagtgaattccctgattttctttaattccgttgattcgttgaattccgttaattcgttgaatttcgttaattcgttgaaatccgcaaattccatgaattttgtgaattccctaaattctacAAATTCCATGAAATACGTGAATTCCGGGctttatatgaattccgtgaattccttctattccgtaaattctattaaattcatgATTCATGATtattgatgtggtccccttcaaagtagttcccatcgactgccacgcacttatgccagcgcttgatccagctctcaaaacatttttgatacacaattttcggtatgcccatcagtgccgttttcgatttgtgtattatctccgatcggctgctaaaacgctttccgcgtagtggttttttcagtcgatcgaacaaaaaaaagtcacagggagctaaatttggcgaatttgatggctgcggaattgtattagttgagtttttggtgagaaactcacggataatgatggcattgtgtgACGGTGCATTGTCATGGTGCATTGCAGAAATCGAAATTagcaaaaaaacagatgcactcaaaattgcgttacatttacaaatgtcaagctaaaaatttgaaattcgcaaggaatattgttaaaaggtgtcGGTTTGCTGGCTACTGGACATGTAGcataaaattacaatacataTGAGGCACTATACAAATGCCAGCATTTAGAAACTACAACATTATTTATTGTAGGGTCACATTacgttttggaaataaacttccaatacatgtagtggaaatTTCCAACAGAAACTTTTTACAGTGTACGTCCTAagaacgtctttaggacattTCAGAATCGTCTTCGAATTTCGTGCCTGATGGGCAACCAAATCGTCTGGGCGTAGCATAGCGtgaatgaaataaatgttttaattcacgAAATAATAAAGAATCAACCCatacaaacaaaataatatattaatataatttaatatttataatgtttatagatatatattaatataatatatactatataataataaaaacaaaataataataagaataagatatttctgtttgacaaaaaaaaattacgaagatCTTGACACGCAAGGCAATGCCGACGAAATAGAGcttgctaaaaataaataaataattaaatcattgttttataaGGATAGTTAATGATCATGGAAACACGGTATGCAACAATGtggaactgaaaataaaaatcatagaTTATATGATGTTAtcctattatatatattaatatactcACCAACAAAGTTGGAGAAAACCGCAAATGCGATTAAAATAGTTGGAAAAAAGATCTTCATTGTTGTCAACTTGAATTATTGCTCAAATGATTGGCAAATGATTACTGACGAATGAATGTTCTATTCAAGATGCTTCAGCTATATATATACTGGTTTCTGCCTGTCTTTTTTTGCTCCTTcctatatttatttgaatatttgttagGTGGATTAAAAAGCAAAACTCATTCTTCTGGAATGTTTCTGTTTCACAATAATCTGACACATTTTCAGTTATGTTTGACATGCCTGTCCCGGAAACATGGGACTCTACAATATTCCCGTATATGTGTAATCAAAGTATCGTATAACCTTGTAAAACATTTATAGCtgcctaattttttaattcccacttttcagctaaaaagactTTCCATTCAAGATAAATTTACTTCGTAGAAAAAGAAACGTaaattattaatagattttttacagCTATTCAATAAAAGATgggttttgtatatttaaatttaagaaatcggttttttaacttaaataaataattgaattaatttcatcattttaaccCTTTGACAACCCATTTCTTGTGGTGGCTTAGCATAGTTTCTACAATGTGCATATAAATTCATATCCACttcatgcatacaattttttggGGCGTTGCTCTATCCTTCTAAGCAAAACCCATATTAAAAATAACcccaattgtttgaaaaaattattatctcattttttattgttttatttattaagaaatcgaaaaaatcgagaaaaagatATCCCAGAACTACTCCTACTCCTTAATCGAGAAAAAATATCCATAATGCAtcaaatattctaatattaatttCTGTCATGTTATCCTGCTCTAAACTGAAGAATAAGTTATTCATAACATGCaggtgtattaaaaaaatgtaacgaaCCATGAAAACTCTATTAAACTATCCGTGAATTGTGTACTAAGTACCTCCTTATCAATAACAAGATTATAAtctgattttctattattttagcctcatttaatttgaatttaaaatatatcgaaATACATCAAATTAATGTAAGAAATTTTGCGTACCACCATAATCCTTAAAATAACTTCTGCATTTAGAGAAAGGCACCCTTAATACATAACAGCATTATGATCTCATTTCATTTTCTTTCCTCCTTCTCGAAATATCAGAATAAGTAACTCGATAAGCAATTTGcattgataaaaatattcatgCTTCAAACTACCACCGGACACATCTTCCCGGGGCAAGCCTTTCCAGGAAATCACTTTCCACCACTAATAACAAGGCCGTTGTTACATGAGAGATCAACAGGGTTTGCTCCCCCCGGAAATTCTTGAAGCAtgtatataatatacatatacttTCCTGTACGATGCTGGTAATCCTCCCCCCAACGAAATTTTGTCCTAACAATTCCCCCTCCCAATTTTTCTGGCTACAGCCTTGTCCAATAAAGCATGAGATGCTCCGATGAAACATTAAATAAGTTTTCCCAGGAAGTCGcagcaacttttatttttttaagatcgaAAGTGATTTCCTGGAAAGAATGAATCAATAATGTAcctttttaaacctaaaatatggaaatttcgttaattactAGTAAAATTCTACTAATACAGTTAGagaatatttactaaaaattaatacaaaattacatTGTTCAAGTATATTTATTTACTAAgggctttatatatatatatatatcttgaaTGTCTTATATGTCTTGAATGTCtacacaacaggattattctgggtacagcacatagagttgcaaatggaagacaccctcttcttaaaatggtcaggaatcacgaagaagtgggcaaaggagcatttctgtacaaagcagcggaggaggctgctgaaacactcggacttgacttcagtattaggggtagcaaaatgcttcaaatctTATCGATCTAGAGTACTTACttctgaaagcccgaattaagaaaccacaagagaaaaactttcgtgaacagctcctcgataagaggatgcacggtatcttccacagaaatttgaaggatcagtcaatgtcttgtgagctaatgtttgctttccttaaatcgcccggattgaagtctggtacagaggattttgatttttgcatgccaagacggtgtcatttccaccttaacataccgtcgccacattttgaaccaagacattcccgatgatagctgcagggcgtgccatgcacaccccgagcatttagctcacatactatctagttgtctaacacacgcgggaacgacctaaattcaaaggcacaatgcggcactaagagtgctttattatcatctctgacactcctacggcattcaccttaatatcgctcctctaaatgctcctagggaaattgagtcaattgtcgagaatgggaagtgccgcatatactggaactttatattctcgacaattgcttctgttgctcactcgaggcctgacatggttcttcttgacttcgagaagtgaaccatgttcgttatcgaattttcggcaccagctgatgaaacatcatagccaaggggaatgaaaagaaagagaggtatcgagaccttataagggagttgcaacgattgtacccggaatattctgttaaactgatcgtccttatcatcggcgctcttggaggttccaagttttcacttgctaatggcctaaaaagcatccctgcgtgtcaacaatatgctagaacacttgcgggaaaaatgcagaaggcggttgtcctcgggtcgctccgtgttctcagggtgcacgaggcttttgctggatcctcgtattgattcctttacagactgtaaccacctatctcacagttgtgagacgtgtttgtggctgaaattttaccgcaatttcgctggaagcgggtgcaatttctcattttttaaaatactattttgttataaaaaaaaatggtcgcTTAAAATAAAGTACAGGCTAAGGATTAAGAGATAATtagtttaatcttaaatttataaagaaaaactttattttttcgaatCCTTCCAGACTATTCTCTTATTTCatctcatattttttaaccaagaaaattatttatttgcatcaaataaaagtttttttatgtagTGTTGAAACCTAATTACTGAAATTCCATTTATACAGAGTTTTATGAACAAACTCGATTGTCTTACATTTTTAGcctagttgaaaaaataaaaagcaaatatgGTTAAACTTGTCAACAGACTAAGTCACATGACTCTAGACCTAGATCATACCACGTTTCTCAAATTCAAGTACAGTTATCTCTAGAAAAAGCAaacaaatgtttcattttaaataataaggtttttttctcttcaattcaataaatgatttattaaaattaagaaaatcgtaaataaaataaagttctgGCTTAAACTTAAGAAGCagagtatttaattttattattttaagccaagaaaatgatttgtttgaataaaaaaaagttttttttcatgtaCTCTGTATATCTAAATTATTGGAAGTTCGCTAATTATAAGTGAAATTCCACTAATTTAATAA carries:
- the LOC117167900 gene encoding uncharacterized protein LOC117167900 isoform X1; the protein is MKIFFPTILIAFAVFSNFVEVSPMQMYKSRPEGESSRKGKESSGTEEIVIPSGKTSEAVLFYYKDGKYHEILTAKNENLKKVKGWYVGKKINWQSTYPLYNKEHEHVFQWAEEPFKETQQHKASPQELVMHSVYQRE
- the LOC117167900 gene encoding uncharacterized protein LOC117167900 isoform X2 → MKIFFPTILIAFAVFSNFVVSPMQMYKSRPEGESSRKGKESSGTEEIVIPSGKTSEAVLFYYKDGKYHEILTAKNENLKKVKGWYVGKKINWQSTYPLYNKEHEHVFQWAEEPFKETQQHKASPQELVMHSVYQRE